From one Treponema denticola genomic stretch:
- a CDS encoding clustered-type lipoprotein — protein sequence MKKDKLQLIVILILTAFLFSCKASDTKSGREMRIEKFSKMIENNKVSGKGKENEFERTPFVLDDYDLVYIQALYTGTNIGKDNRICYTDVEVIKFEREKEIECRQKRTAKNGKDFFYSIKYEWDKIAKKFINTKYEFEQELNIGVINEKIIKKQVHGFVIESKEDPDRESLIPMFESYMTKLDKNDKYHYTYYVLDYIRGNFTNSGYDEYIVFFTNDSRKEMEEAGEHHPNFYSKDGKLSDITWKNNISDAACFIVEGNTFKKVYDIFFVGSLFLPAYEKSLSLYGSLNTRQMPYITNFGKQFFQGWVADLNQNGINEIYIYFPWKGTVRITMAEFIDNDFEFKFIEILGDEFNNVDWHKKTFNGNYYSIELRYNIYGIIWYKEIFQWNEDDNSYWLQSCNISPNRSYKMSWDWTKDDWVNIKY from the coding sequence ATGAAAAAAGATAAATTACAGCTTATCGTTATCTTAATATTGACGGCCTTTTTATTTTCGTGTAAAGCTTCTGATACAAAAAGCGGCAGAGAAATGAGAATAGAAAAATTTTCTAAAATGATAGAAAATAATAAAGTATCGGGGAAAGGAAAAGAAAATGAGTTTGAAAGAACTCCTTTTGTATTAGATGACTATGATTTGGTATACATTCAAGCATTGTATACAGGGACGAATATAGGAAAAGATAACAGGATTTGTTATACCGATGTTGAGGTTATAAAATTCGAAAGAGAAAAAGAAATAGAATGCAGACAAAAAAGAACGGCAAAAAACGGCAAGGATTTTTTTTATAGTATAAAATATGAGTGGGATAAAATAGCAAAAAAATTCATAAATACAAAATACGAATTTGAGCAAGAATTAAACATAGGGGTAATTAATGAAAAAATAATAAAAAAACAAGTACACGGGTTTGTAATAGAATCAAAAGAAGATCCCGATAGAGAAAGCTTAATACCTATGTTTGAATCATATATGACAAAACTTGATAAAAATGATAAATATCATTATACATATTATGTGTTGGACTATATAAGAGGAAACTTTACAAATTCGGGATATGATGAATATATAGTTTTTTTTACCAATGATTCTAGAAAAGAGATGGAAGAAGCCGGAGAGCATCACCCTAATTTTTATAGTAAGGATGGAAAACTATCTGATATAACATGGAAAAATAATATATCAGATGCAGCTTGTTTTATTGTTGAAGGTAATACATTTAAAAAAGTATATGATATTTTTTTTGTTGGTAGTCTTTTTTTACCTGCTTATGAAAAAAGTTTAAGCTTATATGGTTCGTTGAATACGAGGCAAATGCCTTATATAACTAATTTCGGTAAACAATTTTTTCAAGGGTGGGTAGCCGACCTTAATCAAAACGGAATAAATGAAATATATATATATTTCCCATGGAAGGGTACTGTACGTATTACTATGGCCGAATTTATCGATAATGACTTTGAATTTAAGTTTATAGAAATTTTGGGAGATGAATTTAACAATGTAGATTGGCATAAAAAAACTTTTAACGGTAACTATTACAGTATAGAATTGAGATACAACATCTACGGTATAATATGGTATAAAGAGATCTTTCAATGGAATGAAGATGACAATAGCTACTGGCTTCAGTCATGTAATATATCTCCGAATAGGTCATATAAGATGTCATGGGATTGGACTAAAGATGATTGGGTAAATATAAAATATTAG